A portion of the Osmia lignaria lignaria isolate PbOS001 chromosome 15, iyOsmLign1, whole genome shotgun sequence genome contains these proteins:
- the Tif-IA gene encoding RNA polymerase I-specific transcription initiation factor RRN3 homolog Tif-IA isoform X1, translating into MSVVSSRVSSVSSILKSPGVRSQLIRRSSRVYFKLPKDFKNIIYNFESGNGTKDYEDLICILRDSNIKDSDLIEFLGNVRQCMSLISPAHKAFIETLLQIKWTSRSLEVTSAYKAFLEDLICMQIHYAKHVIDNLVEQFKPDEGDDTEWEAGECKEESIQRLNHIHDVLRKILNIVPMSSKLLLQSLRGRFPYITHGTHTHEVYIYALIQILEYAPQLRSDILSLIINRLMVLDVNIPRLEIEDEDEDMIDDNECDNIGNENNIVEENNETETDKIHPIAHKLDVCMELILKYMHDSCFIQDVLQIESLKSLYFDVLRIFETVILPTHASQYVQYIMFYICSFKTAVVEAFIDWLWRKASDPNVPCIIRQSSVAYIASFLVTAKFVTAGLVKAVQFKMSKWIHDYINMQDYSKYIDDENKEHTVFYSVCQALFLIITKRHNDYPDSKKYMKYLQELDLAKIITCKLNPLKACHPEIVHNFAEITRMYQLAYCYTIIENNTRSQLPLFNSNKTVTTTVENFFPFSSYTLKRSGQRLILLCHENITSSEYKSISEYREDVEYMTE; encoded by the exons ATGTCAGTTGTATCATCAAGGGTCAGCAGTGTGTCATCTATTCTAAAATCTCCAGGAGTTAGATCACAACTCATTCGGAGATCCAGTAGAGTATATTTCAAACTTCCAAAGGATTTCAagaatattatttacaattttgaAAGTGGTAATGGCACTAAAGACTATGAAGATTTAATATGTATTTTACGTGATTCAAATATAAAG gACTCAGATTTAATAGAATTTCTGGGAAATGTTAGACAATGTATGTCATTAATTAGTCCAGCACATAAAGCATTCATAGAAACACTTTTACAAATAAAATGGACCAGTCGTTCATTGGAAGTAACATCTGCTTACAAAGCCTTTCTAGAAGACTTAATTTGTATGCAGATTCATTATGCTAAACATGTAATAGATAATTTAGTTGAACAATTTAAACCAG ATGAGGGTGACGATACCGAATGGGAAGCTGGAGAGTGTAAGGAAGAGAGTATCCAAAGGTTAAATCACATACATGACGTTCTTCGAaagattttaaatattgtaccaat GTCAAGTAAGCTTCTATTACAGTCACTTAGAGGAAGGTTCCCATATATTACTCATGGAACTCATACGCATGAAGTTTATATTTATGCATTAATTCAAATATTAGAATACGCACCTCAATTGCGGTCTGATATtctatctttaattattaacag atTAATGGTGCTAGACGTAAATATACCACGTTTAGAAatagaagatgaagatgaagataTGATAGACGATAATGAATGTGATAACAttggtaatgaaaataatattgttgAAGAAAACAACGAAACagaaacagataaaatacaTCCAATAGCTCATAAATTGGATGTTTGTATGGAACTGATTCTGAAATACATGCATGATTCCTGCTTCATTCAGGATGTTTTGCAAatagaatctttaaagagtCTTTATTTTGACGTATTACGTATATTTGAAACAGTAATATTACCTACTCATGCGAGTCAATACGTCCAGTatattatgttctatatttGTAGTTTTAAAACAGCTGTTGTGGAGGCTTTTATAGATTGGTTGTGGCGTAAAGCATCTGATCCTAATGTACCTTGTATTATACGGCAATCATCGGTGGCATACATAGCTAGTTTTCTAGTTACGGCCAAATTTGTCACTGCCGG GCTAGTGAAAGCAGTGCAGTTTAAAATGTCTAAATGGATACACGATTACATCAACATGCAAGATTACTCAAAGTACATAGACGATGAAAATAAGGAACACACTGTATTTTATTCCGTTTGTCAAGCATTATTTCTCATAATTACTAAGAGACATAATGATTATCCAGATTCTAAAAAAT aTATGAAGTATTTACAAGAACTGGATTTAGCAAAAATAATAACATGTAAATTGAATCCTCTGAAAGCTTGCCATCCCGAGATCGTACATAATTTTGCAGAAATTACACGAATGTATCAATTGGCATACTGTTACacgataattgaaaataatacgcGTAGTCAACTTCCGCTTTTTAACAGTAATAAAACTGTAACAACTACGGTAGAAAACTTTTTCCCATTTAGTTCGTATACGTTAAAGCGAAGTGGACAAAGGTTAATTCTTCTATGTCATGAAAATATTACTAGCAGTGAATACAAATCTATTTCTGAATACAGAGAAGATGTTGAATACATGACTGAATAG
- the Tif-IA gene encoding RNA polymerase I-specific transcription initiation factor RRN3 homolog Tif-IA isoform X2: MSVVSSRVSSVSSILKSPGVRSQLIRRSSRVYFKLPKDFKNIIYNFESGNGTKDYEDLICILRDSNIKDSDLIEFLGNVRQCMSLISPAHKAFIETLLQIKWTSRSLEVTSAYKAFLEDLIYEGDDTEWEAGECKEESIQRLNHIHDVLRKILNIVPMSSKLLLQSLRGRFPYITHGTHTHEVYIYALIQILEYAPQLRSDILSLIINRLMVLDVNIPRLEIEDEDEDMIDDNECDNIGNENNIVEENNETETDKIHPIAHKLDVCMELILKYMHDSCFIQDVLQIESLKSLYFDVLRIFETVILPTHASQYVQYIMFYICSFKTAVVEAFIDWLWRKASDPNVPCIIRQSSVAYIASFLVTAKFVTAGLVKAVQFKMSKWIHDYINMQDYSKYIDDENKEHTVFYSVCQALFLIITKRHNDYPDSKKYMKYLQELDLAKIITCKLNPLKACHPEIVHNFAEITRMYQLAYCYTIIENNTRSQLPLFNSNKTVTTTVENFFPFSSYTLKRSGQRLILLCHENITSSEYKSISEYREDVEYMTE, encoded by the exons ATGTCAGTTGTATCATCAAGGGTCAGCAGTGTGTCATCTATTCTAAAATCTCCAGGAGTTAGATCACAACTCATTCGGAGATCCAGTAGAGTATATTTCAAACTTCCAAAGGATTTCAagaatattatttacaattttgaAAGTGGTAATGGCACTAAAGACTATGAAGATTTAATATGTATTTTACGTGATTCAAATATAAAG gACTCAGATTTAATAGAATTTCTGGGAAATGTTAGACAATGTATGTCATTAATTAGTCCAGCACATAAAGCATTCATAGAAACACTTTTACAAATAAAATGGACCAGTCGTTCATTGGAAGTAACATCTGCTTACAAAGCCTTTCTAGAAGACTTAATTT ATGAGGGTGACGATACCGAATGGGAAGCTGGAGAGTGTAAGGAAGAGAGTATCCAAAGGTTAAATCACATACATGACGTTCTTCGAaagattttaaatattgtaccaat GTCAAGTAAGCTTCTATTACAGTCACTTAGAGGAAGGTTCCCATATATTACTCATGGAACTCATACGCATGAAGTTTATATTTATGCATTAATTCAAATATTAGAATACGCACCTCAATTGCGGTCTGATATtctatctttaattattaacag atTAATGGTGCTAGACGTAAATATACCACGTTTAGAAatagaagatgaagatgaagataTGATAGACGATAATGAATGTGATAACAttggtaatgaaaataatattgttgAAGAAAACAACGAAACagaaacagataaaatacaTCCAATAGCTCATAAATTGGATGTTTGTATGGAACTGATTCTGAAATACATGCATGATTCCTGCTTCATTCAGGATGTTTTGCAAatagaatctttaaagagtCTTTATTTTGACGTATTACGTATATTTGAAACAGTAATATTACCTACTCATGCGAGTCAATACGTCCAGTatattatgttctatatttGTAGTTTTAAAACAGCTGTTGTGGAGGCTTTTATAGATTGGTTGTGGCGTAAAGCATCTGATCCTAATGTACCTTGTATTATACGGCAATCATCGGTGGCATACATAGCTAGTTTTCTAGTTACGGCCAAATTTGTCACTGCCGG GCTAGTGAAAGCAGTGCAGTTTAAAATGTCTAAATGGATACACGATTACATCAACATGCAAGATTACTCAAAGTACATAGACGATGAAAATAAGGAACACACTGTATTTTATTCCGTTTGTCAAGCATTATTTCTCATAATTACTAAGAGACATAATGATTATCCAGATTCTAAAAAAT aTATGAAGTATTTACAAGAACTGGATTTAGCAAAAATAATAACATGTAAATTGAATCCTCTGAAAGCTTGCCATCCCGAGATCGTACATAATTTTGCAGAAATTACACGAATGTATCAATTGGCATACTGTTACacgataattgaaaataatacgcGTAGTCAACTTCCGCTTTTTAACAGTAATAAAACTGTAACAACTACGGTAGAAAACTTTTTCCCATTTAGTTCGTATACGTTAAAGCGAAGTGGACAAAGGTTAATTCTTCTATGTCATGAAAATATTACTAGCAGTGAATACAAATCTATTTCTGAATACAGAGAAGATGTTGAATACATGACTGAATAG